GGGGATCTCTTTCAGGTACCCGGCCTCGACCACGTCCTGCAACGACTGCGGCGCCCGCTGCTTGTCCAGCGTGAATTGGTCGATCAGCGAGCGCATGGTGAACAGGTCGTCCCGCAGTACCGCCTCCCGCGCCCGCACGATGGACTGCGAATAGATCGGCACCGCGATCGACACCAGGATCAGGATGATCGAGATCACGATCATCAGCTCGATCAGCGTGAATCCGCGCTCTTTTTT
The window above is part of the Terriglobia bacterium genome. Proteins encoded here:
- a CDS encoding prepilin-type N-terminal cleavage/methylation domain-containing protein; this translates as MKKERGFTLIELMIVISIILILVSIAVPIYSQSIVRAREAVLRDDLFTMRSLIDQFTLDKQRAPQSLQDVVEAGYLKEIPVDPFTNSRDTWQVVQEDVMQSIDQNQPGITDVHSGANGSGSDGRAYSEW